tacatgaaattttaatttattgcatttaaaaaataattacaaatcatTGTTTGACATGGCATGCACCATCATTCATGAATAGAAGTGATGATTTggaaaatagtaatttttatgtttattttaagtaaacttttgaataaattaatgaatatgttcacctttttttttcttttctatacaTTGCATAATATCATTGGagacttttatttaaaaaattatcactaAATTCTAGAAAACAGTGGTTGCAGGTTCTTAACTTGTGAAGGGTGTTCATGGACTAGGGTGCTTCCATGGTttgtcaaatttaaaaataaaaataaaaataaaaattaaaggccCTCAATTAAGAATCACACTAATTTTTCATTCTATTGGGTATATTTGAATGGGAGTAAATTAGCGgctttatgaagaaaaataacttAACACAAGGATTTAATAAATCCAAGTCTACCAATCCCCTCTTAGACTATTTGAATAGTACATTCCCATTTAAGTTATATATGCACTTTCTGTATAGGTACACTTGGGGTCAACACCATGCTAGATCTTAGCCATTTCTTAAAGcccaataaaaaagaaaatggaataaagCAATAACAAGAGAAGAATCGAAGAACTAGATTaatcatcaatattttgtaagaaAACCTAATTATATCTCAAAACATAGTGGATTTTCTTTGTAAACAaataatcttaatttaaaaagaataaggaACACAAACGAAGGCGAATGACAACtcttatgtttcttttaaatccTAATTTGGAAATTTGGCTTTAAATAGGAGTTGGGATAAATTCAATGGCtatgattaaatttgaaaattttcaaagggtTTTTACGATTTTAAGtttaaatgtaaaattataGTTGATAATTACGGTTttgaccatttaaaaaaaaattcaaaatcataatCACTATGGTTTTATGATATGAATGCTTACATAGTAAAAACGCATTacattgagaattattttacaATCAAATCTAGTTTATGGATTACTTAAAAAGGGTATTTTTTGGTCAAAACTTTGTTATTGAAGGTTTGGTAtcaaaaacttgttttcaatGCCATAGCTAGGCTTGTCCATATAATGGAGATGATTtgcatcaattttttattttctttggaataATATATTccaaattagatttggaagatGCTTCACATATCAATAATCTTATATTTAGTAACGCAAGGCCAATTGGCCGGGCAAGATAGGTAAATGCCTCCtctgatatttttatttacaatgaTAGATTATATGAATCATGTGTcaattgtcaatattttattatcatgCTTTGGAAAGTAGTGCATGATAACTTGACATCCTAATTAATCATTCTGAAATTATCAATCAAGTATTTATTATAGGGAGAATTGTGATATACACCCGCTTGGGTTTGAATCAATTAATTACGTTAGTGACAAcatatcatttatttaatataaaattttaattcattacatttaaaaaataattacaatatgTTATCATTGTTTGACATGACATGCTCCATCATTCATGAATagaaatgataatttaaaaaataataatttgtatgcttattttaattaaacttttgaataaattaatgaCATATGTTCCTCAtgtgacctttttttttctctatagaTTGCATAATATCATGCCCAAACAAGTCACTACAAACAAGGTGGATCCAATAGTGGGGCCTTTCCACTAAATAAAGCGGATATAAATCAAGCATAAAATTGTTTATATACGTTGTCATAGTAGCCATTTGGTCGTATTCAATAAATTTACTAAAGATATGCAAactttatattcaaatttattttatttttcttatatttatttatttttttctttttggcaatGTCTCCATTTTATCACTTtctagaattaattaaaaaaaaatcaagtgggCTTAATGAATTCAGCCTCTCAATAATGTTGGAAGTAATTTTCTGGGTTTCTTAAACAGGCCCTAATCAGATCAGGTTCTTTGATGAACTAGATGAAGAAAGGTATGGAATACATATAGAACAAAACAAATAccttattatttcatatatcaCAATGAAGTtacatattaatttaataatgcAAGTATTCAAAAGCTTAATCTTTATCACATAAAATTCACACTTGCGAGCTTAATCACATAATTCTTTGCATATACATGCACAATATCTTGATTCTTGTCAAGGATAAACCTCAATGAGGGACCTTGGACCCAAAGTCGAGGTTATCTTATAGTGCGCGAAGCCTGCAGCCAAGAAGAGATTCTCCCATTCTCTCTCATTTCTCTCTTTGCCTGCAACCACAACCATCATAAGTATGTCGTAAAAGAGCTGTGCTTCTACTGCCTCATCTCCCTTGTTGTTTTCCATTACCATGTCTATGATTATCACCTTCCCTCCCTTGTCCTTTCTTGGATGTATTGCTTCTTTGCATTTCTTCAGTATCTTCACACATTCTCCGTCACTCCAGTTGTGTAAAATCGACTGtttgtcatttttaatcaaaattagaaacaccaaaatgttaaaaactccaaagattaaaaatgttttctgtATGTCACCAAATCTATTGAGATTTTAGcctaatttgaaaatagaagagaAGAGGAGATTTAAAATGCATATATGTACCTTAAGTAAGATTGCATCTGCAGGAGGAATTGCCTCAAATATATCCCCTCCAACAAACTCCAAGTTCTCACCACCCTGCAAGTTTGCAACCACATGCGGTTGATCAAACACAGTACACTTCAAGTGTGGAAATGCTTTGGCAATGACCTTGGCCATTGTTCCGGTGCCGCCCCCAACATCAATCAAGGAGCTCAACCCTCGGAATACCTCCTTACACTCTCCAACCACCACACTGGCTATCAGCTGGGAGTCACTTGCCATGGCCTCATTAAAGAAATTGTTAAACTTTGGTTCATGAGCTGCATAATCCCAAAATGGCTTCCCATATGCAGTAACAAATGGGGTGGGATCACTATTTCGGAACCAATCACTCAAGAAATGGCAGGGGTTTGTTAAATGCGGATCAACTTGAACAAGCAAGAGCGGCGCTCCACTGGTTGGCTCATCTTTTAGCAGGAACCGAGATGCATAAGTTAGTGAATACAGTTGTTCTTGCTCATTGTGGTCGGCCTGTTGTTGAGCAAAGAAGCCAGAATGAACGAGAACGCGCATAAGACGATGGAGGCAAGGAGCTTTTATTGGATTGATTGACAAGGCAGTGACCAGTTCAGAAAGAGTAATGGGTTGGCCATGGTTGTTGATGGCATCTGGAATGCCCAGTCGAACTGCACATTTCAGTGCCATGGAGTTTACGAAGTTCATTGTATGATTCCATACATGAGCTTGTGCTTGAAGCAGCAGACTGGCTCTCGTTCCACTACCCACATCCATATTATTCGTTTCAAAGTTTCTTCTCTCACCCAACTCCTTACATACACAATGATCTTTATAGATACTTGAAGCTAGATTGTGAATTACACCCGAAAGGTAACAAGAATCTACAGTTATGAT
The window above is part of the Vitis riparia cultivar Riparia Gloire de Montpellier isolate 1030 chromosome 12, EGFV_Vit.rip_1.0, whole genome shotgun sequence genome. Proteins encoded here:
- the LOC117926380 gene encoding trans-resveratrol di-O-methyltransferase-like is translated as MDVGSGTRASLLLQAQAHVWNHTMNFVNSMALKCAVRLGIPDAINNHGQPITLSELVTALSINPIKAPCLHRLMRVLVHSGFFAQQQADHNEQEQLYSLTYASRFLLKDEPTSGAPLLLVQVDPHLTNPCHFLSDWFRNSDPTPFVTAYGKPFWDYAAHEPKFNNFFNEAMASDSQLIASVVVGECKEVFRGLSSLIDVGGGTGTMAKVIAKAFPHLKCTVFDQPHVVANLQGGENLEFVGGDIFEAIPPADAILLKSILHNWSDGECVKILKKCKEAIHPRKDKGGKVIIIDMVMENNKGDEAVEAQLFYDILMMVVVAGKERNEREWENLFLAAGFAHYKITSTLGPRSLIEVYP